Proteins found in one Paenibacillus borealis genomic segment:
- a CDS encoding response regulator transcription factor: MASERIMIVEDELEIAELIRDYLEIERYEVILCQDGEEALRAFRRFQPQLVILDIMLPLLDGMEVCRSIRTESDIPIIMLSAKKRDSDKILGLGLGADDYVVKPFSPGEIVARVKAQLRRFHGLAIPSKQQNSVVYPGLELDLKAYEVRVRNEIVHFSAREFEVLRFLAIHPNQVFTREQIFESAWGIHEYGDLNTVTVHVKKIREKVELDPANPRYILTVRGIGYKFHGGTK, from the coding sequence ATGGCAAGTGAACGGATTATGATTGTCGAAGATGAGCTGGAGATTGCCGAGCTGATCAGGGATTATTTGGAGATAGAGCGATATGAGGTGATTCTCTGTCAAGACGGTGAAGAAGCGCTCCGGGCTTTCAGAAGGTTTCAGCCGCAGCTGGTTATCCTTGATATTATGCTGCCGCTGCTTGATGGCATGGAGGTATGCCGCAGTATACGTACAGAGTCTGATATTCCCATCATTATGCTCAGCGCAAAAAAACGGGATTCCGATAAAATTCTGGGGCTCGGTCTTGGAGCGGATGATTATGTGGTGAAGCCTTTCAGTCCTGGTGAGATTGTGGCCAGGGTAAAGGCTCAGCTGAGGCGTTTCCATGGATTAGCCATACCTTCCAAGCAACAGAATTCAGTCGTATATCCCGGCTTGGAGCTTGATCTTAAAGCATATGAGGTCCGGGTACGCAATGAGATCGTTCATTTCTCCGCGAGGGAATTCGAGGTGCTGCGCTTCCTTGCCATCCATCCCAATCAGGTGTTTACCCGTGAGCAGATTTTTGAGAGTGCCTGGGGAATACACGAATACGGGGATCTCAATACGGTAACCGTGCATGTCAAAAAAATACGGGAAAAGGTCGAACTTGATCCTGCAAATCCCCGGTACATTCTTACCGTTCGAGGCATAGGCTATAAATTTCACGGGGGGACTAAATGA
- a CDS encoding sensor histidine kinase, with product MMKPGLRFTMVASMFIIILLPLLLISVALGTGNNNARADEAYNGMIPVIIMVSLPLICCTIWMTRIITRKILLPLRELTLVAEQIVQGNMDCPITYRANDEMGRFSAVFELMRTRLLESKVNQDAYEQARNELIASISHDLRTPLSSIRGYVEGLQDGVARDTIKFERYLSIIRDKTDKLNDLIEDLFRFSELESGQLQMNYGEMECALLLESIVRPLEYEFAGGKARLTVVRPFPAGMVRADEVRLTQVFNNLVGNATKYAGEEAHITIAASHTGKRLEVSVSDNGTEIAPEHLPRLFERFYRGDKSRSSQLGGAGLGLAICKYIIEEHGGDIGVHTLPGTGNVFYFSLPLIS from the coding sequence ATGATGAAACCGGGCCTCCGCTTCACCATGGTTGCTTCGATGTTTATCATTATCCTGCTTCCGTTGCTGCTCATATCTGTAGCTCTTGGTACCGGCAATAACAACGCACGGGCAGATGAAGCTTATAATGGAATGATTCCTGTGATCATTATGGTGTCACTCCCGCTTATCTGCTGTACGATTTGGATGACCCGAATCATTACCCGCAAAATTCTGCTGCCTCTCCGGGAGCTTACGCTTGTGGCAGAACAGATTGTGCAGGGCAACATGGATTGCCCGATCACTTACCGGGCCAATGATGAAATGGGCAGGTTCAGCGCTGTGTTCGAACTGATGAGAACCCGTCTGTTAGAATCCAAGGTGAACCAGGACGCTTATGAACAAGCACGCAATGAGCTTATAGCGAGCATCTCTCATGATCTCAGAACCCCTCTTTCATCTATCAGGGGATATGTGGAGGGTCTGCAGGACGGCGTCGCCCGGGATACGATCAAATTCGAGCGTTATTTATCGATCATCCGGGACAAGACAGACAAGCTAAACGATCTGATTGAGGATCTGTTCCGTTTCTCCGAGCTGGAGTCGGGGCAGCTGCAAATGAACTACGGGGAGATGGAATGCGCCCTTCTGCTGGAATCCATCGTGCGGCCGCTGGAATATGAATTTGCCGGGGGCAAAGCCAGATTAACAGTGGTCCGTCCCTTTCCGGCTGGAATGGTGCGGGCAGACGAGGTCCGCCTCACGCAGGTATTTAACAACCTGGTCGGCAATGCCACCAAATACGCAGGTGAAGAGGCACATATAACCATAGCCGCTTCCCATACCGGGAAGCGGCTTGAAGTCAGCGTGAGCGATAATGGCACAGAAATCGCACCTGAACATTTGCCCCGCCTCTTCGAGCGTTTCTACCGCGGGGATAAATCACGTTCCAGCCAATTGGGGGGAGCTGGCCTTGGGCTGGCCATCTGTAAATACATTATTGAAGAACATGGCGGGGACATCGGGGTTCACACCTTGCCCGGTACCGGAAATGTGTTTTACTTTTCGTTACCGCTGATTTCCTAG
- the treR gene encoding trehalose operon repressor — MRENIYLQIYNEYSNQIHSGQLLPGTKLPSESELAEAYNTSRETVRKALNLLFREGYINKIKGRGSFVLDMTRMDFPVTGLISFKEMADTLGAPSRTLVEETVLEPAGAALARQLQIPLDTPVWKVIRAREIEEERIILDKDFFRSDIVPFLSAEIAEGSIYEYLEVKLGLKISYAKKLISVEPSTEEDHRLLDLKKYTHIVVVRNYVYLENTVLFQYTESRHRLDKFQFVDFARRVRR, encoded by the coding sequence ATGAGAGAAAATATATATTTGCAAATTTATAATGAATACAGTAACCAGATCCATTCCGGCCAGCTGCTGCCCGGGACCAAGCTGCCCTCCGAAAGTGAGCTGGCTGAAGCTTACAACACTTCGCGGGAAACGGTGCGCAAAGCGCTGAATCTGCTGTTCCGCGAGGGCTATATTAATAAAATTAAAGGCCGGGGCTCCTTCGTGCTGGATATGACCCGGATGGATTTTCCCGTAACCGGACTGATTTCATTCAAGGAAATGGCGGATACGCTGGGCGCTCCCTCGCGGACACTGGTGGAGGAGACTGTTCTGGAGCCGGCAGGCGCGGCGTTAGCCAGACAACTCCAGATTCCGCTGGATACTCCGGTATGGAAGGTAATCCGCGCCAGAGAGATTGAAGAAGAACGGATCATTCTGGATAAGGACTTTTTCCGGTCGGATATTGTGCCGTTCTTAAGCGCAGAGATCGCGGAAGGCTCTATCTATGAATATCTGGAAGTGAAGCTGGGGCTGAAGATCAGTTATGCGAAGAAGCTGATATCCGTGGAGCCTTCGACGGAGGAGGATCATCGCCTGCTTGATCTGAAGAAATACACTCATATTGTTGTTGTGCGAAACTATGTGTATCTGGAGAATACGGTGCTGTTCCAATATACCGAATCCAGGCACCGGCTGGATAAGTTTCAGTTTGTGGATTTTGCCAGACGGGTAAGACGGTAA
- the treP gene encoding PTS system trehalose-specific EIIBC component: protein MAIDRKNVEDIVRAVGGKENIEVATHCVTRLRFSLYDESKVDSAALDANDLVKGQFSSQGQFQIVIGPGTVDKVYDEMIQLTGGARSSKDEVKSAAARKQNPLQRAIKTLADIFIPILPAIVTAGLLLGINNILTGPGIFFSQSLVDVYPQWKDIAAIINTIASTAFTFLPALIGWAAVTRFGGSPLLGIVLGLILVHPDLLSAYGYASASTEGTVPTWNLFGWHLEKIGYQGQVLPVLVSAYILANIEKFLNKRVHDSIKLLVVAPVTLLITGFLAFTIIGPVTFGIANAITSGLVYVFDHFAILGGLIYGGFYALLVITGMHHTFLAVDVQLIGSEGGTFLWPMLALSNIAQGAAALAMMFVIKEQKTKGLAVTSSISAFLGVTEPAIFGVNIRYRYPFIFGMIGSALGGVLLTINQVRASSIGVGGVPGFLSIFPNQWGVFFVGMAIVLIVPFVATVLYGRAVVSRAEKSSVAAAGATAAGTTTVSPPAGQDELSSRRSVQGSQEPVNILELAAPLSGTAVPLAQVPDPAFAEGQMGQGIAIEPSEGKVYAPFDATVAHVIKSKHALILEHASGVQVLIHVGINTVSLKGSGFTQLKNIGDKVKAGELLLEFDMDAIRAAGYPVITPIIIPVGQEMVEKIEEKTGPATAKQTSILTIHLKG, encoded by the coding sequence ATGGCTATTGACCGCAAGAATGTAGAGGATATTGTACGGGCGGTTGGGGGCAAGGAGAATATTGAGGTCGCGACGCATTGCGTAACCCGGCTGAGATTCTCGCTCTATGACGAGAGCAAGGTGGATTCGGCAGCGCTGGACGCCAACGACCTTGTCAAAGGACAATTTTCCAGCCAGGGCCAGTTCCAGATCGTAATCGGTCCGGGAACCGTTGATAAAGTGTATGACGAGATGATTCAGCTGACCGGCGGAGCCCGTTCTTCCAAGGATGAGGTGAAATCGGCAGCGGCCCGTAAGCAGAATCCTCTGCAGCGGGCGATTAAGACGCTCGCCGATATTTTTATTCCGATCCTTCCGGCCATCGTAACCGCAGGTTTGCTGCTCGGGATCAATAATATTCTGACTGGACCGGGTATCTTCTTCAGCCAGTCGCTGGTTGACGTCTATCCGCAGTGGAAAGACATTGCGGCGATTATCAATACGATTGCCAGCACGGCCTTTACCTTCTTACCGGCCCTGATTGGCTGGGCGGCAGTGACCCGGTTCGGCGGCAGTCCGCTGCTAGGGATTGTGCTCGGACTCATTCTTGTCCATCCTGATTTATTAAGTGCCTACGGCTATGCCAGTGCTTCTACGGAAGGAACGGTTCCGACCTGGAATTTGTTCGGCTGGCATCTGGAGAAGATCGGTTATCAGGGACAGGTATTGCCGGTGCTGGTCTCGGCCTATATTCTGGCCAACATTGAGAAGTTCCTGAACAAGAGAGTCCATGACTCGATTAAACTGCTGGTGGTTGCGCCAGTGACTCTGCTGATTACAGGTTTCCTGGCGTTCACAATCATCGGACCGGTTACATTCGGCATTGCCAATGCGATCACTTCCGGACTGGTCTATGTGTTCGATCATTTCGCGATTCTAGGCGGCTTAATCTATGGCGGATTCTACGCGCTGTTAGTCATCACGGGGATGCACCATACCTTCCTGGCGGTTGACGTTCAGCTTATCGGCAGTGAAGGAGGCACCTTCCTCTGGCCGATGCTCGCTCTCTCCAACATTGCACAGGGGGCTGCGGCACTGGCGATGATGTTCGTCATTAAGGAACAGAAGACCAAAGGCCTTGCAGTGACGTCTTCAATTTCTGCCTTCCTCGGAGTCACCGAGCCGGCAATCTTCGGGGTCAATATCCGCTACCGTTATCCGTTCATCTTCGGGATGATCGGCTCTGCACTGGGCGGGGTTCTGCTCACAATTAACCAGGTCCGCGCTTCTTCCATTGGAGTAGGCGGGGTTCCCGGCTTCTTGTCCATCTTCCCGAACCAGTGGGGCGTATTCTTCGTAGGTATGGCGATTGTGCTGATCGTGCCGTTTGTGGCTACTGTGCTGTATGGCCGTGCCGTCGTCAGCCGTGCCGAGAAGAGTTCAGTTGCAGCCGCAGGCGCAACAGCAGCGGGAACAACAACGGTCAGCCCCCCGGCCGGACAAGATGAACTCAGCAGCCGCCGGTCCGTTCAAGGCTCACAGGAGCCGGTGAACATACTGGAGCTGGCTGCACCGCTCAGCGGCACGGCAGTACCGCTTGCGCAGGTACCCGATCCTGCTTTTGCCGAGGGGCAGATGGGTCAAGGGATTGCCATCGAACCTTCCGAAGGGAAAGTATATGCACCGTTTGATGCCACAGTCGCCCATGTAATCAAGAGCAAACATGCGCTTATTCTGGAGCATGCCAGCGGCGTGCAGGTGCTTATCCACGTAGGGATTAATACCGTGTCGCTCAAAGGCAGCGGATTCACCCAGCTTAAGAATATTGGGGATAAGGTGAAGGCCGGCGAGCTTCTGCTGGAATTCGATATGGATGCCATCCGCGCAGCTGGCTACCCGGTGATCACTCCAATCATCATCCCTGTAGGGCAGGAGATGGTGGAGAAGATTGAGGAGAAGACGGGACCGGCGACGGCGAAGCAGACCAGTATTCTGACCATCCATCTCAAGGGTTAA
- the treC gene encoding alpha,alpha-phosphotrehalase: MTQSRYSEWWRRSTVYQVYPKSFKDTTGNGTGDIRGLTEKLDYLQELGIDIVWLQPVYVSPQYDNGYDVADYKEINPDFGTMEDFDELIQELHRRGMKLMTDIVVNHTSTEHEWFKQSVSSKDNPYRDYYIWKDPAPGGGLPSNWQSKFGGPAWQFDEASGQYYLTLFDKTQADLNWENAEVRRAVNDMMLFWARKGVDGFRMDVINLISKDQQFPNDDGSVPPGDGRKFYTDGPRVHEYIKDMYKEVFGPFEMVTVGEMSSTTLAHCIRYSNPEEREFSMTFNFHHLKVDYPGGRKWELMPYDFEALKRLFSEWQTGMQQGGGWNALFFNNHDQPRALSRFTDDDVYREESAKLLATTLHGLQGTPYVYQGEEIGMPNPKWKGIEEFRDIESLNMYRILQEQGKSPEAALSILQERSRDNSRTPMQWDDSPNAGFTSGTPWLKVDERYPDINVKKELERPDSILHHYRKLIALRKEHAVFTRGVFRRMDEGHPEVFAYTRTGEGEALVVVSNFSSKEISFRFEDKYWTDLSHAGTDKPIIGNTADAPALTQELKLSPYASYMWLTTSNT; this comes from the coding sequence TTGACCCAGTCCCGGTATTCAGAATGGTGGCGCCGGTCCACAGTGTATCAGGTGTATCCGAAGAGCTTCAAGGACACGACAGGCAATGGAACAGGCGATATAAGAGGCCTTACTGAGAAATTGGATTATTTGCAGGAGCTTGGGATTGATATCGTCTGGCTGCAGCCGGTCTATGTCTCGCCCCAATATGATAACGGTTACGATGTTGCAGATTATAAGGAGATTAACCCCGATTTCGGGACAATGGAGGACTTCGACGAGCTTATACAGGAATTGCACCGGCGCGGCATGAAGCTGATGACCGATATCGTGGTTAATCATACCTCGACGGAACATGAGTGGTTCAAGCAGTCGGTTTCAAGCAAGGACAACCCTTACCGTGATTATTATATCTGGAAGGATCCGGCGCCGGGCGGCGGCTTGCCGAGCAACTGGCAGTCGAAGTTCGGGGGGCCTGCCTGGCAGTTCGATGAGGCTTCGGGACAATATTATCTTACGTTGTTCGACAAGACTCAGGCCGATCTGAATTGGGAGAACGCAGAGGTCCGCAGAGCGGTTAACGATATGATGCTGTTCTGGGCCCGCAAGGGTGTGGACGGCTTCCGGATGGACGTTATTAATCTAATCTCCAAGGACCAGCAGTTTCCTAATGATGACGGAAGTGTGCCGCCGGGAGATGGACGGAAGTTCTATACGGACGGACCGCGCGTTCATGAATACATCAAAGACATGTATAAAGAGGTGTTCGGCCCGTTTGAGATGGTAACGGTCGGGGAGATGTCATCCACTACCCTTGCGCATTGTATCCGCTACTCGAACCCTGAAGAGCGGGAGTTCTCCATGACCTTCAATTTCCACCATCTGAAGGTGGATTATCCGGGCGGCCGGAAGTGGGAGCTGATGCCCTATGATTTCGAGGCATTGAAACGGCTGTTCAGTGAGTGGCAGACCGGGATGCAGCAGGGCGGAGGCTGGAACGCTTTATTCTTCAACAATCATGATCAGCCGCGGGCCCTCTCCAGATTCACCGACGATGATGTTTACCGTGAAGAAAGCGCCAAACTTCTGGCTACAACGCTGCATGGTCTTCAAGGAACCCCTTATGTCTATCAGGGTGAAGAAATCGGCATGCCGAATCCGAAGTGGAAGGGCATCGAAGAATTCCGCGATATTGAGTCCCTGAACATGTACCGTATTCTCCAGGAACAGGGAAAAAGCCCGGAAGCAGCCCTCAGCATTCTGCAGGAACGTTCGCGCGACAATTCACGTACGCCGATGCAGTGGGATGACAGTCCGAATGCCGGATTTACCAGCGGTACGCCATGGCTGAAGGTCGATGAGCGGTACCCGGACATCAATGTGAAGAAAGAGCTGGAGCGGCCGGATTCCATTCTCCATCATTACCGCAAGCTGATTGCGCTGCGCAAAGAGCATGCTGTATTCACCCGAGGCGTATTCCGCAGAATGGATGAAGGACATCCCGAAGTGTTCGCTTATACGCGGACAGGAGAAGGGGAGGCGCTTGTTGTGGTCTCGAACTTCAGCAGCAAGGAGATTAGCTTCCGGTTCGAGGACAAATATTGGACAGACTTAAGCCATGCTGGCACGGACAAGCCTATAATCGGTAATACAGCCGATGCTCCTGCATTAACGCAAGAGCTTAAGCTGAGTCCCTATGCCTCCTATATGTGGTTAACAACATCTAATACGTGA